CTGAAATCCTCCAGGGTCAGGACCTCCCTCATGGCTGCCATGCTTTTCGGGCTGCTGCTTTTTGCGATGCAGTCTCCCCCCATCCCCTCCAGGCCATTGGATGATGTGGGGCCCCCACCTCCTTCCACCTCATCGCCCACCGACATCGGGGCCAACAGCCACCCAAATGGGACCCTCCAACAACTTCCTCAGATTATAATCATTGGTGTGAGGAAAGGGGGGACGCGGGCACTGATAGAGATGCTCAGTCTTCACAGTACGGTGGCGGCGGCGCAGAACGAGGTTCACTTCTTCGACTGGGAGAGTCACTTTCAGAAGGGCTTGCCTTGGTATCTCAGCCAGATGCCCTACGCCTTCCCCGACCAGCTGACGGTAGAGAAGACGCCGGCTTACTTCACCTCCAGCAAAGTCCCCAAACGCATATATCAAATGAACCCTAACATCAAGCTCCTGCTCATCCTCAGAGACCCCACGGAGCGGGTGCTCTCGGACTACACCCAGGTGTTTTATAACCGTCTCCAAAAGCACAAGCGCTACCAGCCCATCGAGTCGGTTCTGGTGAAGGATGGCGAGATCAACTTGGGATACAAGGCTCTCAATCGCAGCCTGTACTATGTTCACATGCAGAACTGGCTGCAATACTTCCCCTTGAAGAGCATCCACGTGGTGGATGGGGATGAGTTGATAAGGGACCCATTCCCAGAAATGAAAAAGGTGGAAAGATTCCTAAAACTTGAACCCCAGCTGAACGGCTCAaacttttacttcaataaaacTAAGGGATTCTACTGTTTGAGAGACCACGGGCAAGAACGATGTTTACATGATTCAAAAGGCCGGGCTCACCCTCATGTGGCGCCCGCCATCCTGCAAAAACTCTACAAGTTCTTTCACGAACCCAACAAGAAGTTTTTTGAGCTGGTGGGCCGGACATTCAACTGGAAATGAACGTCTGTGTTGGTGTAGGGATGCTTTGGGTTTTCATTACTAAACAAGTACATGAAGAGACAAAGCTAATGTAAATGAACTAAATCTATTTTTCTACTACT
The DNA window shown above is from Eleginops maclovinus isolate JMC-PN-2008 ecotype Puerto Natales chromosome 23, JC_Emac_rtc_rv5, whole genome shotgun sequence and carries:
- the hs3st1 gene encoding heparan sulfate glucosamine 3-O-sulfotransferase 1; this encodes MAAMLFGLLLFAMQSPPIPSRPLDDVGPPPPSTSSPTDIGANSHPNGTLQQLPQIIIIGVRKGGTRALIEMLSLHSTVAAAQNEVHFFDWESHFQKGLPWYLSQMPYAFPDQLTVEKTPAYFTSSKVPKRIYQMNPNIKLLLILRDPTERVLSDYTQVFYNRLQKHKRYQPIESVLVKDGEINLGYKALNRSLYYVHMQNWLQYFPLKSIHVVDGDELIRDPFPEMKKVERFLKLEPQLNGSNFYFNKTKGFYCLRDHGQERCLHDSKGRAHPHVAPAILQKLYKFFHEPNKKFFELVGRTFNWK